ATGTGCCAAGCTAGCGTTTGCGGAATAGTAAAGAACAGTAAGTTATCGGCACAGTATTTTTACGTGGAAATCACCCGGCTTACAAGGGTGAAAAAACCACAACCTACACCTCTGTAGGGTTTTtccaaactccactacaactgtgagcctttgcaaattcaagttacaaactctAACCTAGGAATTAAATTCTAATTTCTATCTCAAAAATCTCCCCAGGCTATTGATCCCACTCTAAGTTATCCCAACATGAAGCTGAATTTGACTAATGTTAATACCTACAATTATTGCTTCTAAGAAAGTTGATAAaggtacaactcgataaacaaaCCTAATACACAatctagactcaagaactgtaaCACATAAACTCTATGAAACAATTTCTTCAATCTATTTTGATGTATCAGGCGCACTTCTGGTAATCAAAATTCTCTAAATATAACATTGACAATGTTTGCACAGTATTCTGATGTTCTTTCTATGTGAGTGCGTAAACACATAAACTCTATGAAACAATTTCTTCAATCTATTTTGATGTATCAGGACGCACTTCTGGTAATCAGAATTCTCTAAATATAACATTGACAATGTTTGCACAGTATTCTAATTTTCTTTCTCTATGAGTGCGTAGATCTTCGTTATGGCATGACTTAAATATATATAGCCTTATATTTGCATCAAGTCTGCTGAACTCAATCTCTATATGGTAAGGCTCATTATGAGAAATGTTTAAAAAGCACTTATCTAAGTTTAAAATTTGGCAAAATGAAATAGGAGGGTAGGCAAAAATCTCAATTTCAATTGAAAGAATAAATTGAATGAAAAGTTTTTGATTCATTCCAAAGCATACGATTTTCTGGATGTAGATGATGATATCTATACAGAtggatattatatatatatcggaGAATGAAGTACCACACCATTAAGAGAACCTTTACCTAGTACGAGAGGACTGGGAAGGACGCACCTCTGGTGTACCAGTTATCGTGCCCACGATAAACGCTACGTAGCCAAGTGCAGAGCAGATAACTGTTGTTTTTTGTGTTGTCAAAGACTTGAACAATTAAAATAGATGGCGAGTACCTGATCGAATTGATCAGGTCATGTAGGAACAAGTTTTTCCATAATGGTTGAATTCATATTAGTATCAAAGATACAAGTCGAATCCTAGATGTAGAAATAGAAGAAGGTGAACCCCCTCTCCGTCAAAAGAAATGATATTATCGAGGATACACACATTAAAAATATTAACCAAATTTGCCTGTCTTGCTTTCATGCAACTTCAGTGTCCTTGTAAGAGTCAGAAACATCTTGACAATTATGGCAAGAAATCCTGCAAACTTGTCCGCCAAGTCCTTACCATAAAACATAAATCCTACTCGTTGTAGGACTCTAAGCTGGAACATGTACTTGGACCTGGTTCAAGCTTTTCTGAATCTTCTCAGTGtttgagatggaacatgttcatAGACCTGTTTCATTCACTATTATCCTGCATATGTCTCTGATCTATACACTGCACCTATCTCTGCATTGGAACATGTTTGCATACCTGGTTCATGTGTTTTGTTCATTTCTTTTACTAATCATCAAAACTTACATGCTTTATGCCAACAAATTTTCCACTTGTAGCATATATGAGTCGTAAACATTACAAAGTTATCTTCCCTCTTTTGGCATTATTAAAAATTTGTCTCTTATTTAGTTAAACATTAATATGAACTTTCAATATAAAACTCATGGCCACTGGGACTATCACATATACGCATAATAGAAACATTAGCCCAATTTATATGTTCTTGaatattttaagcacaaaaataGCACGAAAATATAAGAGAGCAAAACAGTTGTCATTAGAAGATATGCATCACCAAACCATAGTCTTTAAATAGCGACCAAACAGGTCAAACACTGGGAAGAATTTAGATGAACACAAAGACTAAGAATCACAAGCACGGATAGGCTAAGGAGGAATATGAGGAAGGtttggaggaagacgaaggatcTTTGGGAAGAGATATAAGTAGTTCTTATAGCCCAGGTGTTGTCTGCCCTCTCCTTGTCTAATGCCACCTGCAGACTTACAATCCGATCATTCAACTTCCTTTGCTGAGATCATACTTGACATGAAGCTGATCCATATTCTCATGATATTGAACATTAGGTGCTATAATATCAGTCTCCTTGGCTATAATTTGATTCAGTAAAGTTTGTCGCTCAGCCTCATTCCCTTCATCTAGATCAGGTTGGCCAACCTGTTCCATGATCCCAATAACATCCTTTGAGATTTGATACTGCCAGACCTTAATTGGCACCTGGAAATGCTCAGCCAGCCAGAATCCATATGCAAGTGCACACTCCTTGTTTCCCTGTAGAGCAATTTTGGCCACGTGTTGAAGCATAAGGATAGGTAAATTTATCTGAGCACCAGTGTCTAACCGCTCCATTAATGTCATATCCAGAAAACCAACTTCACTTCTAACTTGATTCCTTGGAAGAATCATCTTGTGAACTATCTCAAAGTACAACTGATGCAATTTCACCATCTCTCTATTTTGTACTCTCTTGGACCTTACAACATTTGGGTTGTTGAATAATTTCCTAGTAATTTCTAAGTTTTTATCCTTATCATTCAGTGGTGTTCAATCAATTTTCACATAATGTGCCCATCCTTTTGAAGGCACTTGTAGAATTTCCCCCAACACTTGAGCATGGAGAGTGAACTGCACTCTAAGCACAGTGTTGGTTAATGTGGTGCTTGTGCAAGTTGCACTAGTGTAGAGCTCAGTAACCTGCTCCCTTGTCATCTTCCTCCCCTCTTCTCTTGGCAGAAACAAGTAGCTCCACTCCTGTAGTGCAATCTTTTCTAGTAGTATATACATCTCTGGTCCTCCAACGCCAGTGACTACTCTTCCCCTCAAcaccattttttatttaaactGAATAGTCCTTTCAGCTGTAGAGGTTTCCATCTCAGTTATCTCTTCATGGGCCTCAATCCCATGACTGTCTTCATGCTCAGATGTAGAGTATACTTCTTCCTCGCTTTTTGCCTACTCATCTCTCTGCTTAGTCTGAGACTTCCTTTTTGATGAAATCCTCTTGAAAACAGATGGTTTAGACCTTGTGGTTTCAACAACCTTTCCTTTTTTCTTGTTGTTTcttctagaatactctccatgtGTCTCAGCCTTTTCTGCCACACTCTCAGCTCTAGTGCTTATACATTTTGACTTCCTGCTGGCTTGCAAGGCTTTATCCATTCGGCATCAGTCTGCCTCTTCTTGCTTCTAGCGTGACTTGACTCCCCTTATTCATAGTTGATCCCTCAACCGGTTTTACTATCTTCTTTCCAAATGCCTTTCTAAGTCTAGATCGGAACatagtgatacgctcaaattacaccttttaatggcataacgcagacgttgtcaaatatagtaacccaacaagtttggggtcgaatcccacagagaacaatatgtaggcgtttaagtagattaggaattatcaccaacaacaactaggccgaacgcatcaatggtggttttaagatatggttttgataaaatacgaaaatattaaatctaatctagaaagcaagtaaattgatcaatggccacaagaatagaataaaggaaactacttctcaagtaatgatccaatatatttcacgaattacagataatggtaatattatgttaattagcctcggataatgactctaaattaccttctcccgaagattaagtagactacctaattgaatatccctaaagcaattagaaGCATTGAGAACACTAgactatggctacaagtggtatcgcctattcctaggtcaatttccattagatgagggttaacgccccaaattcatgttagtTATTCTATCCCAACCTCATTCTtgctcttccgagtttcaaacaaagtaaatgggtgaaTCCTAGGGTTAGccactcccttgagaaacgttgaagaacaagaataattaaaataacaataacttacttgattaaaaataatgtcaatcaataaataagcacaacaagagtttcaatctcagTTGTCACCAagaattcccataaacaaggtttgaataaaagaaagaaaatattcgtaggaaccctagcctccaagcttgtgtTTTATACCAAAGATGTCTAAGAattgtggcttatgaaatatttataggtgtaggaaaaAGTCCAAATAAAATAACCTAGTCCAAAATAAAATAGGAAGAAGTAAATGTATTCCGAAAATTTCCTTCTACGCGTTAAACAGCGtacatcatcacattttctcgcGGTCACTGTGCATGGTCCGTTCTTCCTCTCAAATTTTAGTTGTATCTTCATTTATAAGGTGCAAACTCCAACTAATATTATCATAATAATTGCCTAATCATTAGGCCACCACTTTATGtctcaattttttttctcttttcattttattcaattttgctccaaatcttTTCAATTTTCGCACCGCTTTATTCCTACACAATtataatataatattaagcacaaactaatataattaatactcaaagACGATTAAAAGTGTGAGGCAATTAATAGCTAAATTTATGCATTTTAGGTCGAACATCACATAGCAATAGGGACCTCCTCCTCATCATCAATTGTGGCAGCACACGTTCCTAGAACATATTGTATAACTTGTTCCATGGGAGAAATATTTGTCATATTTGGAATAGGTTGCTTCACCGGTTGCTTCGCCATAGGAGTGTCTAATGCTTCTTGTACTGATGAAACTTCTCCTGTCTCTTCTCTCTCTTCGTTTCCTAGATTCATGAAGGCATAACTATCTCTCCTTCAACAGTTTTCACATCATCCCCTTCTTCTATATTTTCTTTCATTCTCTCTCCTCCATCATCACTATCATTTTCACTTTCTACTCTCACAGGCCCTTTTGGTGAACCTGGTTTCTTTAGGGTTTTGCATTTGTTCCCCCTCACAGCCTGCCCTAGTCGATTCCTCAATTTCATCCTTCAGGATCGATTCCAtaattttctctatttttttctCAAGACCTACTCCAGACACATCCGGCATTTCAGGGTTTTCATCATTGATAGAGTCACAAATTGGATTAGTTCTTGAATATTTTTTAATCGGGCGGTACATTTCCACAATCCATTTCAGCCTCACCTGTTTGTAGCGAGTCAGATAGTGCTGGGTTTTCGATTAGGTTTAGATTTGATGGAGTGTCGATGGATGAGTTAGTTTATGGTAAGATTGTGTTGAGAGGACTGGTTAAGGTGATTAAGGGTTTTGACTGATTTGAGTAATGGTCTGAGATTGTTTAGGAGTAATAGAGACTGACGCGTGTTGATCCATTTTGAGTTTAGAGATATAATCTGGTGAATTTTTAAGAGAAGGAAGTAAGAAATTTGTGATAACTGAGGAAGATGAAAAGATGAGCGAAATATTTTGAATTAAGTAGAGGAGGCAGAGAGAAAGAATCGGGTGAGTGGATATGGTAGAGTTGTTTGTTTCAATGAGTTTTAGTCCATGTGTTAGTCTTGAGAAAACATTGACATGATGATTATGTTTTCAAAAAGAGTCATTATTTCACAAGGTTCCCTTTAATGTCTAATGAAAGTTACATGCCCTACTCCCTTTTCTCTTTAAACGGCACACAGAATAAGAATTTGGTTTTTAAACTGGATCAGTGTGGCGGGTGTTTCAAGTTGTCTTACTGACCTGAATGTGCATTTAAACATATGGATAGAAGTTATGAGTTAAATATGGGTCATGGAATAGGACATACAAACAATTGTACAAGACCGAGTAGACATTATTAATTCATTAACTTATTTTGAAGCAACCCTTCTAGTCATTGAGAGATACATGTCCAATCTTAGTCATTCCAAGGTTGACCCCTTTTTAGTGAATACTTTCTAAGCTCTATTCATTTACTTCCTTTTTGAGCTTTCAACACATGTTCCCCCTATCCATATGTGATCCTCCTTCCTTTCTACCTTTTCTCCTTCTAAAGTTAAGAGTAAACATAATGATTGATCAATTCCTGTTGTAATTTTTAGCAAGCATCTTCATATGCCAGATTTTCTTGCTTTCTGTCACTCTTTCCTGCAAAGACAATAAGAGCTTAGTATTAGGAGTCCAACCTAGTTTGAGTACCTTTTCTTTACCTGTTTCATCCTTCCTTTCGGAGTGTCGGTCTGCGATTTTTAGTTTTCTTACCTTGTAACCTAACTTGACTTTTCCATGATCAACTTTTCCATATGTAGTCCTCAAATCCTCTTCTACAGTTCTGGTTTTGTTCTTTTCAAAATGAGTCCAACATTGGTAGTCAGCTTTAGAGCTTCAGTTTGGAAAACTGAGATGAGTGAACCAATTTGAGCTACCGGTTCCTTCAGGGAGCAATTTTTCTTTTCAATACTATTTTTGCTAATCTCGACATTCATGGGCCCATTCTTTAAGCTGGCAATGGTACTAAGCAACTCAACTCTTTCGGCACTCATGTCCTGACATCCATTACTTAAATTTACTATTGAAGTCATGAGCTTTTTTTAGGGATTCCACTTAGCTTTTTAAGTCAAGTCTGAGCCTTTGATAGACCTGAGAGCAGTGTGGTCAGCTTCCTTCACAGAATCATCCTTAGAGCTTGAACTCCATGCAGTTATCATAGCCTCTTTACATCCAAGCCCCATGGTGGGGGGTTCTTAATCATGAACTTATATTTTCCATTGACAAAACACCCTTTCTACTAATCATTATGTGCAAAGTTTTCTTCCTCGATCTTCTCCAGCTTGTAATTCTTGCCATTCATGTAAACACCTGCCCCTAGTTCCTCTTTATCAGTGTTCAAATAAGTTTTTATGACCTTTAAATCTGAAGAACCTTCCTTAATTTCATGTGTTTGCAGACTGACAAATAAATTCTCCATTCGCATTGTGCTTATCTCACACACTTCTCTAATGGCAATGACTCTTGAATTCCATGAAGGAGGAAGACTTCTCAAGACTTTCATGATCAAGTCTTCAGTGGGAAAAACCTTACCAAGTGCTATgagattgttggtaatgttgacGAAACTTGTGAGCATGTCCCTGACTGACTCATTTTCACTCATTGCAAATAATTCATATCTCCTCATGAGCATATTAAATCTGAGTAGTCTTTATTGAGAGATACCTTCACGATTCTGTGCCAGAAATCCCAAACTTCCTTGGCACTAGAGCAATCTGAGACTCTGTTGCCTAAACAACTACAATGTAGAATGCTGACTGCCTAAGCAATTAGTTCCATTATTATAAAGTCTTCAACCACAAATTCTTTTTCAGTTTTGGGTCTTTTTGTTCCATCATGCATGGTCTTCATGGGGATCAACGGTCCTCTCGACGTCATTATTCATAGATTATAGTCCACACCCCTTATGTAGGTTTGCATTCGGTTCTTCCATATGTGATAGTGCTCCCTTTTGAACAATGTTGATCTGTAGATTGATTCCCCTTTCCTTTGTCCAATTTTTGGTACCCTGTTCGTCATGATCTTCTTTTTAAGGTGTTAGCCTCTTAAAGAGAACCTGCTTTGAAACCAATTGTTATCTGGCACGACCAGTTATCTATCCTATTGTGTATCAGATTTTCGCCTATAAGACAGAAAACTTTACCCTACTTGTTCCAAGCTAGCGTTTGTGGAATAGTAAAGAACAGTAAGGTAAGGACACATTATTCTTACGTGGAAAGCACCCGGCTCACAAGGGTGAAAAAATCACAACCTACACCTCTGTATGTTTTTTCCAAACTCCACTACAATTGTGAGCCTTTGCAGattcaagttacaaactctgtaacctagaaactaaactctaattcctatctcaACAGTCTCCCTAGACTATTGAGCCCACTCCAAGTTATCCCAATTTGAAGCTACATTTGACTCACGTTTATAGCAACAATTATTTCTTCTAAGAAAGCTGATAAAGCTACAACTCAATAAACAAACCTATATACAAATCTAGACTAAAAAACTATAACACATAAACTCTATGAAACAATTTCTTCAATCTACTTTGATGTATCTCGACGCACTTCTGGTAATCAGAATTCTCTCAATATAACATTGACAATGTTTGCACTGTATACTGATTTTCTTTTTTTGCGAGTGCGTAATTCTTCTTCATGGCATGACTTGAATATATATAGCCTTAGATTTGCATCAAGTCGGCTGAACTCAATCCCTATATGGTATGGCCTATTATGAGAGTTAGATTGAGTTGATTTGGGATTCTTGCTTTCACACGGCTTCATTGTCTTTGTAGGAGTCTGAAATATCTTGACAATTATGGCAAGAAATCCTACAAACTTGTccaccaagtctttaccataaaacaCAAATCCTACTCGCAGTAGGACTCTGCGCTGGAACATGTTCTCAGAATTGGTTCAAGCATCTGGTTCTTCCTTTTCTGAATATTCTCAgtgtctgagatggaacatgttcatAAACCTGTTTCATTCACCATTATCCTGCATGTGTCTCTGATCTATTCACTGCACTTGTCTCTGCATTGGAACATGTTTGCAGACCTGGTTTATGCGCTTTGTTCatttactttgtcaatcatcaaaacttacaTGTTGTATGCCAACACTAACCACAAAACTAAGATCAAGATGAATGCATAGTTGAGCATATATGTATTATGACTTCCTAGCTATTACAGATGCATACAAAATATTTTCATGTGTTTATGCTCAGTTTCAAGCTTGAAATTTTGGCGCAAATAtaatttttctcctttttatCATGGATGTTGGGCTTGGGGAATAAACGTACATAGAAATTTTTTCAAGAACTTTATTTATATAAAGCTTTTGAGATAAATCAAATAATCTCTTAGACCTATCAAGATTAATTTCAATGACAGACACATAAGATGCTTCGCCCATCtctttcatttcaaattctcAGAAAGCTAATTCTTTGTATAAAATTAATAATATATGTTTTCTCCCACTGAcctttaattatatatatttatcaAACTCATTTTCTCTAAATGCGAAGGATGTCACAATATTATagaacttcaaataccacactaATGGGAGGCTTATTTAGTTCCATATATGAATCTCTCTAGTTTACATACtaatttatctttttctttcaCTTCAAAACCCCGGACCCTGCTAGCGCGAGATACTTTGTGCACCGGGCTTCCCTTTTTCTTTCGCTTCAAAACCTTCACCTTGTCTCGTGTAAGtattttatttcatgacaaacAAAGTATTTTATTCTAGATTTTCATTCAAAAGGGCTTCTTTTACATTCATTTGATATAACTCAAGATCAAAATGAGCTACTAAGGTTATAAGAATTCAAAAGGATTCTTCTCTTGAAACTAGAGAGAATGTTTCATTAGAATTAATTTCCTCTTTTCAGTAAATTCCTTACCAATAAACTTGGCATTATATCACTCAATATTCTCTTTGCAAAtcctttttattttaaatatcCTTTTACATTGGATTGGAACAATTGTATCAGGTATATTcaccaatttccaaatttgatcGAATTACATGGATGCCATTTCATCTTTCATAACTTCCGTCAATTTATCAGATTCTTTACTTTTTCTATGGCTTGCGAAAACGTTGTTGGATCATTTCAATTCCGAAAATTGAACCATATTCTAAATTTCTTAGTACTTATTGGAAAGGATTATGGGAAAAGCTTGGTAGGCAACTGTTATATTCTACTCCATGACATCCTCAAGTGGATGCCAAACTGAGGTAGTAAACAGGATTCAAGGAAATATGTTGAGGGCTATGGTAACAGAAATATatgtttttttgaaaaattatttgcCTTTGATTGAATCTGCCTAGAGAACTAATATTCATAGAATTATTGACATGTCTTCATTTGAAGTTGTATATGGTTTTAACCCTCTAACTCCTTTGAATTTTATTCCCCTTCACCAAGATGTTGTTGCTAACTTTGATGAAAGTGATCAAGCTATGAAGAAGGTACATGAGAAGGTGAAGAGCAAATTGGAGAAAGCTTAACCAAAAGAGGTTAAGCAAGCAAACAAGAACCTGAAGAGAGTTTCCATTGAACTTGGAGTTGGTTATGGTTGCACATAAGAAAGGAGAGGTTCCCAAACAAACGGAAGGGGAATCTTATGTCAAGAGTGGAAGGACCCATACAAGTGTTGGAGAAGATTAATGACAATGCCTACCAGCTTGACTTTCCAAGTGATTATCAAGTCGATAATTCTTTCAATGTTAGTGACTTGCTTCCTTGTGATGTAAGCGATCATGTGAATTCGATGACTAATTCTCTTAAAGAAAGGGACAATGATGTCAGTCGATATTGCATGCATGCATCCAAACCTCTCACTAAGTCTAAAGGCAAGACTCTATGATACCTGCAAATGATTGCCACGAAGATGAGTCCTCTGAGGATATACTTGGGAAGCTAAGAGTTTACAACATGTTCCGTCCATAGAAGATCAGGAATCAAGAGTGGGAGCCTGGGAGGTCATTGTACAGTCATTGCAGCTGCAGTCTGAACTTGAAGTGACCATTTGGTAGCACATTAAAGTACGCAGAAACAAGGTAAACTGCAATATACTGTTTATTTTGAGATTTCTCATGTGCATATAACTTCTTAAATATCCAACTTATTGTATACAAATTAAAGAAATATGATCTAATTCTCCATACACTACACCTCAAAAGTTGAAGAATTATCCAAAAATGAAATACATTCCAAAAGTAGTAGATAGTGGTACACCCTAATCAAGATCTAGCTAGCTTTTAACAATGAGCTAACGTGATCGGACAATGCTTTAAGGGAAACATCAACAGCATCCCTAAATCCGTATGAAGTAGAATTAGGGTGTGCATACGTTAATCTTGGGATTAATTCTATGACAGTCCGTCTCATTCTTTCTACTTCCTCCACTGGAATTTTGAGAAGCTCCTCCTCAATTCTTATGCTATGGTTTCGTTCTAAATCAAAGTAAACGGAATATGTAGTAGGATCGGAAGGTAAAAACCATTGGTATTGTGAATACGCCGTGTGATTTGAGAAGAACACGGGGATACATCCAGCGAGCATGGAATCAAAGGTAGAACGTCGAGTGTAGGAATCACCTAACACTTGCAAGCAAAAATTGGATCTCATCATCACTTTAAGAACTTCTTTCGGTTTGTGACACTTACTTGGTCCATGTCCACATTTTAAGATCAAACATTTCCTTGACTCCTCGCACTGTTTTATCACTCTGTCTCTCGCGACAACTTTTTTCTTTCCTGTTCGCGGAGCCCCAACAAATGAAAACAAATGAATCCTATCCATATAACTCATATTATTTTGCCATTCAAGCATCTCAGACGATGTTGATGGATGGAAATACGATGGGTAAGGAATTCCATATTGATTACGGCCTTCCCAAGGATGTCTTTCCACCAAAAGTACCGACATATTCTGCACGGGGGACATGTTCAATAACTTGTTAGCACCGAAATCAGGAACTTCATCAGTCCTCATGAAATCCCAAGCAGTTCTTCCAAAAGCCATGAAATGGTCTCTACctgttggaaaaaataattcaaaattgtagaaAAATCAAAATTGGTTAGAATTCGctattttaattcatgtctaaatagaATTTATAACCCGAAACTATAAATAGGGATGTTGTTAGCTATTTTCATAAAGCGGAGATTGTAGCGAACTTTCATATACTTagaataaaatatttttcttcactACCACTACTTTTCTTCCACCACTTCTGCTCTTGTATATACTCCACAAATTCCACAGCCAACGAATCACGGACGGTGTAATTTGGCTCGCGGAACTTGCTCGAGGCATGGAGGCCCCCGTAGAAAGGAACATAAAACAGAGTTGATTTATCTGCGTCCTTTGTACGACAGGGATGGTTCTGGATTCGAGCATGAATTATCAATTCAGCGATAAGTTGATGAGTGGTAAACCAACTAGGGCCCATTTCAGGGAGTGGTTTTCCTAGGCCATTATTTGTAACATGAGGGCACATATCTGTGTAGATATTCAAACTACTACAATCTCTCAACAGATCAAAATTGTACTTGGAAGGCAAGTTGTAAATGTAGACAGAGAAATTTTCTTTGCATTCTTGGATGGGATTTGATATTCTTTTGGGTGAAAAACCTAGGAGGAAAAGAAACCAAATCATGAAGGAAGTTGCAAAAAGTACAAGGACTTTCAAATGGAGTTGAATATCTTTCAGAGAGGTAATTTGTTTCTTTCCTAATCCgtattcttcatctttctcttttGTAATAATTTTGTGATGATTTTTTCTCCACATGATGGAAAAATGTCTAGAGTTAAAGAAGTGAATGAATGAAGAAATAGAGCAGAAGGACGGTGaggaaaatgaaatatataatcACACTAGTGCTTAGTTGTTTAAATTCAGATTCTACCGTTTAATTGAGAGGATTGTACATAACTAACAAAATAGTACAATATTTTGAAAACTGGGAATTGTTTCTATTCAATGAATCCTTTGAGTGTATCAAGCCACATCTTTTGATGTACTCCTAACAATATCCCAAACACACGTTTAAAATTGATTGCTAAGATAAGATTGACAGAAATAGTACTTATTTAAAGAGGTTCAAGAAATATCTTTGGTAAACTTTTGTTCATGGTAAGTGTCATATGCATTCACTGGATATATCTATCATCGTGATCCTGGCATTATGTTAAGAACGTAATGGGTCATTAATTAGGTTCATTGTTTTAAATAAATATAGGATAAACCAGTGTGTCAATCAACTAGTGGTTGAAGTGTTATTATTTCCATTATTGTCACTGCTTTAAAAGGCAGGGCGCTTTATTTAGCACGGGGCGGGGCGTAAGCCTCATGAAtctcaaaaaaattaatttataatgTAATAAAAAGTATAATAACACAAAAAATACATtaatagttttaaaaaaataaaaaatgattaaaaTCCATATAAAACAAAACTTCCAACATAATTTTACGAGTATAAATAATgcaatgatataaaaaatattatgatatgcaaatcaactctaacatcatATTTCAAATAATaaagaatcacaatttcttaattTATATTACTGTCATACTATGCAATTTACCTCAATCAATAAATTTTATCaatattataattaaaatatcTTTCCTTcgtgaacaacaacaacaattgtATTGGGGAAAATTCGAAGGCTACAACTGGACAAATGCTATTGCAACACGTGGCAACGAGGATAACACGGATATGAGTGAGCAAAAGGAGTCCCTGGTGGTACTCGTGTGGCTCCGAATACATCGGAGAACGCAGATTTGAATAGGCTCACATGAACGGGAGAGGATCCGGTCCAATAAGTTTCGGTCTAGTATTCTCCAACGCAGTACTTGAAGTAGGACACATGTACAAAAAGGTTTTAGGGAAATTTATGTGGTGTAGAGAACATATAAGAGGTATTTACATGTAGTAACTACACTTTACTTTAATTACATCGCTAAATGTTGTATTTCAATAACACAAGGTAACTAATACCTCTTTCTACTGTATCCAATCTTTTCCCTCAAGCTTCCCTCTTTCTCTTCTCCCTCAACTCTCTCTCCAAGCATGATGCATCTAGGAGTAGATTTTACTATTTTTTTCTGATTAGACATAGCTCTCCTAAATTCTCGAGCTCTTTTCTCGTTGATCAAAGACCCGTAGAGCTTCATTTTGATCCGTGGCTTTTCTTCCGTTGTTTCTAGATTTCTTCAGGCGTCT
Above is a genomic segment from Lycium barbarum isolate Lr01 chromosome 12, ASM1917538v2, whole genome shotgun sequence containing:
- the LOC132622289 gene encoding probable xyloglucan galactosyltransferase GT17, giving the protein MWRKNHHKIITKEKDEEYGLGKKQITSLKDIQLHLKVLVLFATSFMIWFLFLLGFSPKRISNPIQECKENFSVYIYNLPSKYNFDLLRDCSSLNIYTDMCPHVTNNGLGKPLPEMGPSWFTTHQLIAELIIHARIQNHPCRTKDADKSTLFYVPFYGGLHASSKFREPNYTVRDSLAVEFVEYIQEQKWWKKSSGRDHFMAFGRTAWDFMRTDEVPDFGANKLLNMSPVQNMSVLLVERHPWEGRNQYGIPYPSYFHPSTSSEMLEWQNNMSYMDRIHLFSFVGAPRTGKKKVVARDRVIKQCEESRKCLILKCGHGPSKCHKPKEVLKVMMRSNFCLQVLGDSYTRRSTFDSMLAGCIPVFFSNHTAYSQYQWFLPSDPTTYSVYFDLERNHSIRIEEELLKIPVEEVERMRRTVIELIPRLTYAHPNSTSYGFRDAVDVSLKALSDHVSSLLKAS